One Telluria mixta DNA window includes the following coding sequences:
- a CDS encoding glycosyltransferase produces the protein MNHTGMNVTFYLPDHQQVDQIEAADPDRDWRLFSTGVQVWVGQTYLRLKHQGFAVGLSATVPSAGIVVMHADHVPRLLAERSLWSNLTIVSARADRPPQPHADIEIVQNRTSAEGVRVLHIQHWPQPGLVRRDPARGTKVENVAFKGAAGEMAPAFASDLWGSRMAELGVQWHCDAAQWVGNAAQYATNWHDYRSTDVILAVRKDLQGRYPRKPASKLINAWLAGVPAILGPESAYGELRRSELDYIEVTSAEEAYRAIEKLKNDPDLYMAMVQNGQKRAEEVSARTCTNAWADLLFRQLQDRVPTSMVALFPKTMRCRVSRMIRRQP, from the coding sequence ATGAATCACACCGGAATGAACGTAACGTTTTACTTACCCGACCACCAGCAAGTCGATCAGATCGAGGCTGCGGATCCGGACCGCGACTGGCGCCTCTTCAGCACCGGTGTGCAGGTTTGGGTCGGGCAAACCTATTTGCGTCTCAAGCACCAGGGATTTGCTGTCGGCCTGAGCGCGACGGTACCTTCCGCCGGGATCGTCGTCATGCATGCCGACCATGTGCCGCGTCTTCTTGCCGAACGTAGCCTGTGGTCGAACCTGACGATCGTGTCGGCGCGTGCAGATCGCCCGCCCCAGCCGCATGCCGATATCGAGATCGTTCAAAACCGCACGTCCGCCGAAGGCGTGCGCGTACTGCACATCCAGCATTGGCCCCAACCGGGCCTGGTACGGCGCGATCCCGCCAGGGGCACGAAGGTCGAGAATGTGGCGTTCAAGGGCGCGGCAGGCGAAATGGCGCCTGCGTTTGCGAGCGATCTGTGGGGATCCAGGATGGCGGAGCTGGGGGTCCAATGGCATTGCGATGCGGCGCAATGGGTTGGCAACGCCGCGCAATACGCAACGAATTGGCACGACTACCGCAGCACGGACGTGATTCTAGCGGTCCGCAAGGATTTACAGGGAAGGTATCCGCGCAAACCGGCAAGCAAGCTCATCAATGCATGGTTGGCCGGCGTCCCGGCGATCCTGGGGCCGGAAAGCGCCTATGGCGAACTGCGTCGTTCAGAGCTCGATTACATTGAAGTCACCAGCGCTGAAGAAGCCTACCGCGCGATCGAGAAGCTGAAGAACGATCCGGATCTGTACATGGCCATGGTTCAAAACGGGCAAAAGCGGGCTGAGGAAGTCAGCGCTCGAACCTGTACGAATGCCTGGGCCGATTTACTGTTCAGGCAATTGCAAGACAGGGTTCCGACGTCGATGGTGGCCTTGTTTCCAAAAACAATGCGCTGCCGTGTCAGTCGAATGATCCGAAGACAACCATAA
- a CDS encoding aminotransferase class I/II-fold pyridoxal phosphate-dependent enzyme — protein sequence MRLVTSGRVAIGLALRALGVRTGDVVLVPAYHSPSMIPPAHWCGAEVRFYRVHSDTSPDLADIDAQLAAGNVRAILATHFFGIPHDLAPLRALCDRHGIGLVEDCAHCLFGARGGVPVGSLGDYAIGSTMKFFPIYEGGCLVSRRHRLDATLHGAGAGFELKAALNALEAAFAYGRLPVLRALLALPLRIKSALWDMLKSRGRTGGGGGETPSALAPSSSDSSFEFDPRWADKCSSWFSRVVLRLASPGRIVARRRRNYLDLQRALEDAPGCRPLFPRLPDGACPWMFPLLVDQPQAVCDALQRAGVPMTRFGATPWPGVDASLCANSADLGRRLIAFPCHQSLDDGERAWLHAQVRQALESCVAVPA from the coding sequence GTGCGTCTCGTTACGAGCGGTCGCGTTGCGATCGGCCTGGCGTTGCGCGCCCTTGGCGTACGTACCGGCGACGTTGTGCTGGTGCCTGCCTATCACAGTCCGTCGATGATTCCGCCTGCGCACTGGTGCGGTGCCGAGGTCAGGTTCTACCGTGTACACTCCGACACCAGTCCTGACCTGGCCGATATCGACGCCCAACTCGCCGCCGGCAACGTAAGGGCCATCCTGGCCACGCATTTCTTCGGGATCCCGCACGACCTTGCGCCTCTGCGCGCACTCTGCGACCGCCACGGTATCGGCCTCGTCGAGGACTGTGCCCATTGCTTGTTCGGCGCGCGCGGCGGCGTCCCGGTGGGGAGCCTGGGCGACTACGCGATCGGCAGCACCATGAAATTCTTCCCGATCTACGAAGGGGGCTGCCTGGTCTCGCGCCGGCACCGGCTGGACGCGACGCTGCATGGCGCAGGTGCCGGTTTCGAACTGAAGGCCGCGCTGAACGCGCTCGAAGCAGCTTTCGCCTACGGCCGCCTGCCCGTGCTGCGGGCCCTGCTCGCACTGCCTTTGCGGATCAAGAGCGCTCTGTGGGATATGCTCAAGTCGCGCGGCCGGACCGGCGGCGGCGGCGGCGAGACACCGTCCGCGCTGGCGCCGTCTTCGTCGGACAGCAGCTTCGAATTCGATCCGCGCTGGGCCGACAAGTGCTCGTCGTGGTTCTCGCGCGTCGTCCTGCGCCTGGCATCGCCCGGGCGCATCGTCGCGCGACGCCGGCGCAACTATCTCGACCTGCAGCGCGCGCTGGAGGACGCACCCGGCTGTCGCCCGCTGTTTCCACGCCTGCCCGACGGCGCCTGTCCGTGGATGTTTCCGCTTCTCGTCGACCAGCCGCAGGCCGTGTGCGATGCCCTGCAACGGGCCGGCGTGCCGATGACGCGCTTCGGCGCGACGCCATGGCCGGGCGTCGACGCGAGCCTGTGTGCCAACAGCGCAGACCTGGGCCGGCGCCTGATCGCGTTCCCCTGCCATCAGTCCCTCGACGACGGCGAACGCGCGTGGCTGCACGCGCAGGTGCGGCAGGCGCTTGAATCATGCGTGGCGGTACCTGCATGA
- a CDS encoding GNAT family N-acetyltransferase, with product MNWTIVPAIDFHSHAARWQRLHAASPASPLLAVDFVKPLLDVFGTGRELLAWHGREDDTDAMTIVTPGRPGVWNTFQPAQAPVGLWLQRADGAADCLLAGLLAALPGPALMLGLTQCDPMLMARPAGAHSFDYIRTARITLLGTFAEYWNARGKNLRNNLKKQRARLRQDGIATRLDIVRAPDLMAGAVADYGRLETGGWKAAEGTAVAADNDQGRFYRALLEGFARRGAARVYRYWFDGPDGPRLAAMDLCVEGGGCIVILKTAYDETLGPQLSPALLMREEATRGLFDEGRFERIEFYGRVMEWHTRWTDEIRTMYHLNGYRWPLLGRLHALAARRNESHDGVSVAPPGPAAAATGS from the coding sequence ATGAACTGGACCATCGTTCCCGCGATCGACTTTCACAGCCATGCCGCGCGCTGGCAACGCCTGCACGCGGCCAGTCCGGCCTCGCCGTTGCTCGCGGTCGATTTCGTCAAGCCGCTGCTCGACGTCTTCGGCACGGGCCGCGAACTGCTCGCCTGGCACGGCCGCGAGGACGATACGGACGCCATGACGATAGTCACGCCTGGACGTCCCGGCGTGTGGAACACGTTCCAGCCTGCGCAGGCTCCCGTCGGCCTGTGGCTACAGCGCGCCGACGGTGCTGCCGATTGCCTGCTCGCCGGCCTGTTGGCCGCCCTGCCCGGTCCCGCGCTGATGCTGGGCCTCACGCAATGCGACCCGATGCTAATGGCGCGACCGGCAGGCGCACACAGTTTCGATTACATCCGGACAGCGCGCATCACGCTGCTCGGGACCTTCGCAGAGTATTGGAACGCGCGCGGCAAAAACCTGCGCAACAACCTGAAAAAACAGCGCGCCCGTCTGCGCCAGGACGGTATCGCGACGCGCCTGGACATCGTGCGCGCGCCCGATCTGATGGCCGGCGCGGTGGCCGACTACGGCCGGCTGGAGACGGGGGGCTGGAAAGCCGCCGAGGGTACCGCCGTCGCAGCCGACAACGATCAGGGCCGCTTCTACCGCGCGCTGCTGGAAGGATTCGCGCGCCGCGGCGCAGCCCGCGTCTATCGCTACTGGTTCGACGGCCCCGACGGCCCGCGCCTGGCCGCGATGGACCTGTGTGTCGAAGGGGGCGGCTGCATCGTGATCCTCAAGACGGCATACGACGAGACACTCGGCCCGCAGTTGTCGCCCGCACTGCTGATGCGCGAGGAAGCGACGCGTGGCCTGTTCGACGAAGGCCGCTTCGAGCGCATCGAATTCTACGGACGGGTGATGGAATGGCACACGCGCTGGACCGACGAGATTCGCACGATGTACCACCTGAACGGCTATCGCTGGCCTCTGCTGGGCCGCCTGCACGCGCTGGCCGCGCGCCGGAACGAGTCACACGACGGCGTCAGCGTGGCGCCACCAGGGCCTGCCGCAGCTGCGACAGGCTCATGA
- a CDS encoding polysaccharide deacetylase family protein: protein MLKKLQHVPAQLAPGQRPVLLVIVDTEGEFAWDQPFNRNAIGTTSIASQSLMHAGVFDKFGIIPTYMVDWPVATTPTAVATLRRLLDAGHCEIGAHLHPWVSPPYEEALSDFNSYGGNLPRELEYDKLRLLTETIADAFGRHPLAFKAGRYGLGPHTAESIASLGYEVDASVVPYSAFTEDGGPDFRAFDEHPFWFRAGRRELLELPVTTGYCGWLRSAGPALYELAQRNWARRLRLGGVLARSRALERVRLSPEVASGVEMQRLTSALLKDGCQVFSLTYHSPSMMPGHTPYVRSETDLERLIATVHDYCAWFRDSVGGEFMSLSQLRQALVAPR, encoded by the coding sequence ATGTTGAAAAAACTTCAGCATGTGCCAGCGCAACTGGCACCCGGACAGCGTCCAGTCCTGCTCGTGATTGTCGATACCGAGGGAGAATTTGCCTGGGACCAACCATTCAATCGCAACGCGATCGGTACGACGTCGATCGCCAGTCAGTCGCTGATGCATGCAGGTGTATTTGATAAGTTCGGTATCATTCCCACCTATATGGTCGACTGGCCCGTCGCGACCACGCCGACTGCGGTGGCCACGCTGCGTCGGCTGCTGGACGCAGGGCATTGCGAGATCGGCGCTCACCTGCATCCGTGGGTTTCGCCCCCTTACGAGGAAGCGCTATCGGACTTCAATTCGTATGGCGGCAACCTGCCGCGCGAGCTCGAATACGACAAGCTGCGTCTCCTCACCGAAACCATTGCCGATGCCTTCGGCCGGCATCCTCTCGCGTTCAAGGCCGGCCGCTACGGGCTCGGCCCGCACACCGCCGAATCGATCGCCTCGCTCGGCTATGAGGTGGATGCCAGCGTTGTCCCGTACAGCGCGTTCACGGAAGATGGCGGCCCGGATTTCCGTGCTTTCGACGAGCACCCGTTCTGGTTCCGGGCCGGGCGCCGCGAGCTACTCGAATTGCCCGTCACGACCGGCTACTGCGGCTGGTTGCGCAGCGCCGGCCCAGCCCTGTACGAGCTTGCCCAGCGCAACTGGGCAAGGCGCCTGCGCCTCGGCGGCGTGCTGGCCCGTTCGCGTGCGCTCGAGCGTGTGCGCCTGAGCCCCGAAGTCGCGAGCGGCGTAGAGATGCAGCGCCTGACCAGTGCGCTGCTGAAAGATGGTTGCCAGGTGTTTTCGCTTACGTATCACAGCCCGTCGATGATGCCGGGCCATACCCCGTACGTGCGCAGCGAGACGGACCTGGAACGCCTTATCGCGACGGTGCACGATTACTGCGCGTGGTTCCGCGACAGCGTCGGCGGCGAGTTCATGAGCCTGTCGCAGCTGCGGCAGGCCCTGGTGGCGCCACGCTGA
- a CDS encoding glycosyltransferase family 4 protein yields MSFNFVSNIVTSSKVGRRQSSTRIGAATSRASLDKPGVVFTMRYPDDTGYVWNFTAAIRDLASADLREHANVYMAFPKLSGNPSYRPQHLEPVELNCYDMTLAGRAAIEQFVRAHNVKIMVFMSALSNTVCLGLLRRLGVRTINTENDSFDPRQRDGFFKKIAKIVVRRVLRMQQHDLHLANSIAQEQFLLNYQHLPRDKVILMRNSVDSAKFHPGDRAEARAQLGLDQDRFWILAVSQARAEKRIDCLLRVMRTVIDARPDKPIGFIYVGDGAPAMQWRQLAKELGLGESCIFAGRQDELLPYYRAANLFVHAAERESFGNAIVEAMACGIPVVASAALGPKETILDGKTGALIGLDDFAGFTQAVLCYVDDPEMAKMHGNNARAHVDTAYNVVRQSKEFAAHIQRFL; encoded by the coding sequence ATGAGCTTTAATTTTGTGTCAAATATTGTAACTTCAAGCAAAGTTGGTCGCCGACAATCATCGACACGGATCGGTGCCGCGACAAGCCGGGCCTCGCTGGACAAACCAGGTGTGGTATTCACCATGCGCTATCCCGACGACACCGGGTATGTCTGGAACTTCACGGCGGCCATACGCGATCTGGCCAGCGCGGACTTGCGCGAGCATGCGAACGTATACATGGCGTTTCCCAAGCTGTCCGGCAATCCCAGCTACCGTCCTCAACACCTGGAACCTGTCGAGCTCAATTGCTACGATATGACGCTGGCTGGCAGGGCTGCGATCGAACAGTTCGTGCGTGCCCATAATGTGAAAATCATGGTGTTCATGAGCGCACTGTCGAATACCGTTTGCCTGGGCTTACTGCGGCGCCTAGGAGTTCGCACGATCAATACTGAAAACGACAGTTTCGATCCACGTCAGCGCGATGGCTTCTTCAAAAAAATCGCGAAAATCGTGGTGCGACGCGTCCTGCGCATGCAACAACACGACCTGCACCTGGCCAACTCCATCGCCCAGGAACAGTTCCTGCTGAATTACCAGCATCTGCCGCGGGATAAAGTCATCTTGATGCGTAACTCCGTCGATTCGGCCAAGTTTCATCCTGGGGACCGCGCCGAGGCACGTGCCCAGCTCGGTCTCGACCAGGACCGTTTCTGGATCCTCGCGGTGTCCCAAGCACGCGCGGAAAAACGCATCGATTGCCTTCTACGCGTCATGCGCACCGTCATCGACGCCCGTCCGGACAAACCCATAGGATTCATCTATGTAGGGGACGGCGCGCCGGCCATGCAGTGGAGACAGCTGGCAAAAGAGCTTGGGCTGGGCGAGTCATGCATATTCGCCGGTCGCCAGGACGAGCTGTTGCCGTACTATCGCGCCGCCAATCTCTTCGTGCATGCGGCCGAGCGCGAAAGTTTCGGCAATGCAATCGTCGAGGCGATGGCCTGCGGCATCCCCGTCGTTGCCAGCGCGGCGCTGGGTCCGAAAGAGACCATCCTCGACGGCAAGACCGGCGCCCTGATCGGCCTGGACGACTTCGCCGGCTTCACACAGGCCGTACTGTGCTACGTCGACGATCCGGAAATGGCAAAAATGCATGGAAACAACGCGCGTGCGCACGTCGATACCGCATATAATGTTGTGCGCCAAAGCAAGGAGTTCGCCGCGCACATCCAGCGGTTTCTATGA
- a CDS encoding oligosaccharide flippase family protein: MADLRRSMVINFLATSGTKVLQFIVSILLARILSPSEIGIYSMTVVFVNFAQVFRDFGISHYLQRERDLDNDKIRAATGVVFTTSWIIAAALFTASGWLGTWFKEPGIVPVMRVLAIGFVFIPFGTVTSALLARNLQAEKQAVVHVVGTVCFCASTLILGEMGFGAMSMAYGNLINILACGIAYIPLRPKGMPWLPGLRHWRSVVHFGVGSLATNCATTLNNSIPDILLGKLGTARHVGLFSRANSTVSIFNYVAGSTMNYGAVPYLAQTYHRGESLAPILARSTLLLTGIGWTALSLTCVLGQDIVIALYGAKWIECVPAILPLVLAAVVTLAFNYIPIAVTAIGRPYLSAFPVVVTLATRILFGVLLFDGSLDGFAWALFFATVASAPVTAIQQSRYFGLTTAMMLRALLPSAVVAAGTGAVAWLLALLLPASIPAMARLLVMMLPLALTWYFLLRATRHELVGEVHRLAAPLKARLALLRPNV; this comes from the coding sequence ATGGCAGATTTGCGTCGTTCGATGGTCATCAACTTCCTCGCGACCTCGGGGACCAAGGTGCTGCAGTTCATCGTCAGCATCCTGCTGGCCCGGATCCTGAGCCCGAGCGAGATCGGCATCTATTCGATGACGGTCGTGTTCGTGAACTTCGCCCAGGTGTTCCGTGACTTCGGCATCAGTCATTATCTACAGCGTGAACGGGACCTGGACAACGACAAGATCCGCGCGGCCACCGGCGTCGTGTTCACGACGTCCTGGATCATTGCGGCCGCCCTGTTCACGGCCAGCGGCTGGCTTGGCACCTGGTTCAAGGAACCAGGTATCGTGCCGGTGATGCGCGTGTTGGCCATCGGCTTCGTGTTCATTCCGTTCGGCACCGTCACGAGCGCCCTGCTGGCACGTAATCTCCAGGCCGAGAAACAGGCGGTGGTGCACGTCGTCGGCACGGTGTGCTTCTGCGCCAGCACATTGATCCTTGGCGAAATGGGCTTCGGTGCCATGTCGATGGCATACGGTAACCTGATCAATATCCTCGCCTGTGGCATTGCCTATATCCCCCTGCGCCCGAAAGGCATGCCTTGGCTTCCCGGCCTGCGCCACTGGCGCAGCGTCGTGCATTTCGGCGTCGGTTCGCTCGCCACGAACTGCGCGACGACACTGAACAATTCGATTCCCGACATACTTCTCGGCAAGCTGGGTACCGCCCGCCACGTCGGCCTGTTCAGCCGCGCGAACTCCACCGTGTCGATCTTCAACTACGTGGCGGGGTCGACCATGAACTACGGGGCCGTTCCCTATCTGGCCCAGACGTACCACCGCGGCGAATCGCTGGCCCCGATCCTGGCCCGCTCCACGCTGCTGCTGACGGGCATCGGCTGGACCGCGTTGTCCCTGACGTGCGTGCTGGGCCAGGACATCGTCATCGCGCTGTACGGCGCCAAATGGATCGAGTGCGTGCCGGCGATCCTGCCGCTCGTACTGGCGGCCGTCGTCACACTGGCCTTCAACTACATTCCGATAGCAGTGACGGCGATCGGCCGTCCCTACCTGAGCGCCTTCCCGGTCGTCGTCACCCTGGCGACCCGCATCCTGTTCGGCGTGCTGCTGTTCGACGGCAGCCTGGACGGATTCGCGTGGGCGCTGTTCTTCGCAACGGTGGCCAGCGCCCCCGTCACCGCGATCCAGCAAAGCCGCTATTTCGGCCTCACGACCGCGATGATGCTGCGCGCCCTGCTGCCCAGCGCTGTCGTGGCGGCGGGGACCGGTGCCGTCGCGTGGCTGTTGGCGCTGCTGCTGCCGGCGTCCATCCCGGCCATGGCGCGGCTGCTCGTGATGATGCTGCCGCTGGCCCTCACCTGGTATTTCCTGCTGCGCGCCACCCGTCACGAACTGGTGGGCGAAGTGCACCGCCTGGCCGCACCGTTGAAGGCCAGGTTGGCCCTGTTGCGTCCGAATGTATAA
- a CDS encoding acyl carrier protein has protein sequence MTYLDEVKATLIDVLSLGDAGQRLNADSPLLGSLPELDSMAVVSLIGALEERFGIAIDDDDLSASTFETLGSLADFVAAKRAE, from the coding sequence ATGACGTATCTCGACGAAGTCAAAGCGACCCTGATCGACGTGCTGAGCCTGGGCGATGCCGGCCAGCGGCTGAATGCCGACTCTCCCCTGCTGGGCAGCCTGCCCGAACTCGACTCGATGGCCGTCGTCAGCCTGATCGGCGCTCTCGAAGAGCGCTTCGGCATCGCCATCGACGACGACGACCTGAGCGCCAGCACCTTCGAAACCCTCGGCAGCCTGGCCGACTTCGTGGCGGCGAAACGCGCCGAATGA
- a CDS encoding hydrolase 2, exosortase A system-associated, giving the protein MTPDRAGVDTEPFFLGSGADRRFCLFHRPAGTCRGAVLYVPPFAEELNRTRRMAALGARRLAAHGYGVLQIDLLGTGDSAGDFADARWDLWKQDLDTGAAWLRARLDAPLTLWGLRLGALLALDHARTTSVPLAPMLLWQPVAAGSTYLTQFLRLRTANAMLGEDAAAQSGTKALRAALQAGETLEIAGYDLTPALALAIDALPAPDAMMPPVPVHWFEVLGAPGQAPGPAAARVKAAWEAHGTPLHVHAVTGAPFWATTGISTCPTLLDATVGAIEERAHVV; this is encoded by the coding sequence ATGACTCCGGATCGCGCCGGGGTGGACACGGAACCGTTCTTCCTCGGCAGCGGCGCGGACCGGCGCTTCTGCCTGTTCCACCGGCCCGCCGGCACCTGCCGCGGCGCCGTCCTGTACGTGCCGCCGTTCGCCGAAGAGCTCAACCGCACCCGCCGCATGGCCGCCCTCGGCGCACGCCGCCTGGCCGCGCACGGGTATGGCGTGCTGCAGATCGACCTGCTCGGCACCGGCGACAGTGCCGGCGACTTCGCGGACGCCCGCTGGGACCTGTGGAAGCAGGACCTGGACACGGGCGCCGCCTGGCTGCGCGCGCGTCTCGACGCCCCGCTCACGCTGTGGGGCCTGCGCCTCGGCGCCCTGCTTGCGCTGGACCATGCGCGCACGACGTCCGTCCCGCTCGCGCCGATGCTGCTGTGGCAACCGGTGGCCGCGGGATCCACGTACCTGACCCAGTTCCTGCGCCTGCGCACGGCGAACGCGATGCTGGGCGAGGATGCCGCCGCGCAGAGCGGCACGAAGGCGCTGCGTGCGGCGCTGCAGGCCGGGGAGACGCTGGAAATCGCCGGCTACGATCTCACGCCGGCACTGGCCCTGGCCATCGACGCCCTGCCCGCGCCCGACGCAATGATGCCGCCCGTGCCCGTGCACTGGTTCGAGGTGCTCGGTGCGCCGGGCCAGGCGCCTGGGCCGGCAGCTGCGCGCGTCAAGGCGGCCTGGGAAGCGCACGGCACACCCCTGCATGTGCACGCGGTGACGGGCGCGCCCTTCTGGGCCACGACGGGCATCTCGACTTGTCCCACCCTGCTCGACGCGACCGTCGGCGCCATCGAGGAGCGTGCCCATGTCGTATGA
- a CDS encoding hydrolase 1, exosortase A system-associated yields the protein MSYDERALAFRCGGAALVGIASVPAGECSRGVLVVVGGPQYRVGSHRQFALLARHLAENGIAAMRFDYRGMGDSDGEERDFEAIQDDIRAALDAFIEAVPGLTDVVLWGLCDGASAAAMYAPGDARVRGLVLLNPWVRTDDGVARTTLKHHYRDRLRSPEFWRKLARGQFDYAGSLTSMLKLVRTAFAGRPADQGAAASLPERMHHGLHVFTGHTLLVIGGADLTGREFCDVAGSSPAWKRLVATPRVSWRRIEDADHTFSRRAWRDQVAEWTREWVASL from the coding sequence ATGTCGTATGACGAACGCGCCCTGGCGTTCCGCTGCGGCGGCGCGGCGCTGGTCGGCATCGCCAGCGTCCCCGCAGGAGAGTGTTCGCGCGGCGTGCTGGTCGTCGTCGGCGGTCCGCAGTACCGCGTCGGCAGCCACCGCCAGTTCGCCCTGCTGGCGCGCCACCTGGCGGAGAACGGCATCGCCGCCATGCGCTTCGATTATCGCGGCATGGGCGACAGCGACGGCGAAGAGCGCGATTTCGAAGCGATCCAGGACGACATCCGCGCCGCACTCGACGCCTTCATCGAGGCCGTGCCGGGCCTCACCGACGTCGTGCTGTGGGGCCTGTGCGACGGCGCGTCCGCGGCCGCGATGTATGCGCCGGGCGATGCGCGGGTGCGCGGCCTCGTGCTGTTGAATCCTTGGGTGCGCACGGACGACGGCGTCGCCCGCACGACGTTGAAACACCATTACCGCGACCGCCTGCGTAGCCCGGAATTCTGGCGCAAGCTGGCGCGCGGCCAGTTCGACTACGCGGGCTCGCTCACGTCGATGCTGAAACTCGTGCGCACGGCATTCGCGGGACGCCCGGCAGATCAGGGCGCGGCGGCCTCGCTGCCCGAGCGCATGCACCACGGCCTGCACGTGTTCACGGGCCACACGCTGCTCGTGATCGGTGGCGCCGACCTGACGGGCCGCGAATTCTGCGACGTGGCCGGCTCGAGCCCGGCCTGGAAGCGCCTGGTAGCTACGCCGCGCGTGTCGTGGCGCCGCATCGAGGATGCCGACCACACGTTCTCGCGCCGCGCCTGGCGCGACCAGGTGGCCGAGTGGACCCGCGAGTGGGTCGCGTCGTTGTGA
- a CDS encoding NosD domain-containing protein has product MRAIRRGLLAAGVLAVVSGGVLLAAIDHLGHAPRTLAPYIEKRSSGHNPLIENTGRRVAAILTSLDRGSADVPPARLALAAGAQQRPAGQDGAGIQVTTPEALRTALRQAAPGDVITLAPGTYRLQGKAIDVPRPGRADAPIVVRAAQPGTVHIELETLEGFVVGAPYWRFENLNIDGVCPADDDCEHAFHVIGDGHHFASVNNTIRDFNAHFKINAAGGRFPDDGLIEHTTLSATHARATTKPVTPIDIVTASGWTVRANLITDFVKRDGNQVSYGAYAKGAGRNNVFERNVVWCEQVLRGLPGQRVGLSLGGGGTGTEFCRDGRCITEQEGSTLRANLIVGCSDAGIYLNEAAGSKVLDNTLVDTTGIDVRYPASSAVVDGNLVDGPIRGRDGGIVHLGDNRATPLWRAYLGSHPVRGLFRAPEAGDFTWRDGAPLRDAADEGERPAGALDLCGTGRATPAVYGAFARFTECLAKP; this is encoded by the coding sequence GTGAGGGCGATCCGCCGCGGCCTTCTGGCGGCGGGCGTGCTCGCCGTCGTGTCGGGCGGCGTGCTGCTGGCCGCCATCGACCATCTTGGGCACGCGCCGCGCACGCTCGCGCCGTACATCGAAAAACGCAGCAGCGGCCACAATCCGCTCATCGAGAACACGGGCCGCCGCGTCGCCGCCATCCTGACGTCGCTCGACCGGGGCAGCGCCGACGTGCCGCCGGCGCGGCTTGCACTCGCCGCCGGCGCCCAGCAGCGGCCCGCCGGCCAGGACGGCGCCGGCATCCAGGTCACGACGCCGGAGGCGCTGCGCACCGCACTCCGGCAGGCGGCGCCGGGCGACGTCATCACCCTGGCGCCGGGCACCTACCGGTTGCAGGGCAAGGCCATCGACGTGCCGCGCCCCGGCCGGGCCGATGCGCCCATCGTCGTGCGCGCGGCGCAGCCGGGCACCGTGCATATCGAACTCGAGACGCTTGAAGGCTTCGTCGTCGGCGCGCCGTACTGGCGCTTCGAAAACCTGAACATCGACGGCGTATGCCCGGCCGACGACGACTGCGAACACGCCTTCCACGTCATCGGCGACGGCCATCACTTCGCGAGCGTCAACAACACGATCCGCGACTTCAACGCGCACTTCAAGATCAATGCGGCCGGCGGCCGCTTCCCGGACGACGGCCTGATCGAGCACACCACCTTGAGCGCCACGCACGCACGCGCGACCACGAAGCCGGTGACGCCGATCGACATCGTGACGGCCAGCGGCTGGACGGTGCGCGCGAACCTGATCACCGACTTCGTCAAGCGCGACGGCAACCAGGTCAGCTACGGTGCCTACGCCAAGGGCGCCGGCAGGAACAACGTCTTCGAGCGCAACGTCGTGTGGTGCGAGCAGGTGCTGCGCGGCCTGCCGGGGCAGCGCGTCGGCCTGTCGCTCGGCGGCGGCGGCACGGGGACGGAATTCTGCCGCGACGGCCGCTGCATCACCGAACAGGAAGGCAGCACCCTGCGCGCCAACCTGATCGTCGGCTGCTCCGACGCGGGTATCTACCTGAACGAAGCGGCCGGCAGCAAGGTCCTCGACAACACGCTCGTCGACACGACCGGCATCGACGTGCGCTATCCGGCCAGCAGCGCGGTGGTGGACGGGAACCTCGTCGACGGTCCGATCCGCGGGCGCGACGGCGGCATCGTGCACCTGGGCGACAACCGCGCGACGCCGCTATGGCGCGCCTATCTCGGCAGCCATCCGGTGCGGGGTTTGTTCCGTGCGCCGGAAGCCGGCGATTTTACGTGGCGCGACGGCGCGCCGCTGCGCGACGCGGCGGATGAGGGAGAACGGCCCGCGGGGGCGCTCGACCTGTGCGGCACCGGGCGCGCCACGCCCGCCGTCTATGGGGCGTTTGCCCGCTTTACGGAGTGCCTGGCAAAGCCCTGA